The Zeugodacus cucurbitae isolate PBARC_wt_2022May chromosome 4, idZeuCucr1.2, whole genome shotgun sequence genome includes the window CACTTCCTCAACAGGCAACGCAAACGATCGGTAGtgaagtattaaaataaattggttCAAACTAAACAAATTGTGAACTTATATAGTACATAATCCCCATAAGGGGTATCAAGGAATTTGTTTCAGAAAATactattatacaaatattatgaaCACAGCGTGACAAAGGCTACTTAATACTAGCTTCCGAAGAGATTAATTCAGGGTCCGATCCTTCTGAATTAGCTTGTACAGCAAGCATGTCAATCGATAGAGATGCAGTTGAATATAATATGCGACACAAAAATCGTGGATTGGCATTAATATTTAATCATGAGAATTTCGATGTACCGACATTAGAACCTCGTACAGGTACAAATGTGGATTGTGAAAATTTAACACAGGTCCTTAAAAAGCTGGATTTTGATGTGAATGTGTTCAAGGATTGTAGACTGAATGAGTTAAAGCAGCAATTAGTAAGTGCTTCACAGAAGGATCATAGCGAAAATGATTGCATTTTGGTTGCGATATTGTCGCATGGCGAACATGGTTATATATACGCAAAGGATGTACAATATAAATTAGATGCAATTTGGTCTTACTTTACACCACAAAAATGCCC containing:
- the LOC105221209 gene encoding caspase; this encodes TQRDKGYLILASEEINSGSDPSELACTASMSIDRDAVEYNMRHKNRGLALIFNHENFDVPTLEPRTGTNVDCENLTQVLKKLDFDVNVFKDCRLNELKQQLVSASQKDHSENDCILVAILSHGEHGYIYAKDVQYKLDAIWSYFTPQKCPSLAGKPKLFFIQACQGDECDPGVTLNRRTETDGDSSMSYKIPLHADFLIAHSTMPGFCSFRCPMQGSWFIHALCTELEMNGKRLDMFTLLTFVCRRVAVDYQSYAPDTPKKHEQKQIPCITSRLMRILRFREKRALQ